One genomic segment of Streptomyces sp. RerS4 includes these proteins:
- a CDS encoding NAD(P)-binding domain-containing protein produces the protein MRTGVIGTGRIGSTLARILVAAGHPVVLANARGPRSLEPLLAELGRTASAAHPVEAAARADLVVLMVPFAGVRGLLPPHVVQDKVVVDATNAFGAAGVPADFGDLASSERVAEWYPGARIVKSLNTMHFETLAVAGTDPARKGPERLAHFTAGDDAKAKEIVAGVIEDLGFAPVDTGPLHSGGILQQPGGPLFNRPLTEAQALAWI, from the coding sequence ATGCGCACAGGCGTCATCGGCACCGGGCGGATCGGTTCGACCCTCGCGAGGATCCTGGTGGCGGCAGGCCATCCGGTGGTACTCGCCAACGCGCGCGGACCGCGCTCGCTGGAACCCCTGCTGGCCGAACTGGGACGGACGGCCTCGGCGGCGCACCCCGTCGAGGCCGCCGCCCGGGCCGACCTCGTGGTGCTGATGGTGCCCTTCGCGGGCGTGCGGGGACTGCTGCCCCCGCACGTGGTGCAGGACAAGGTGGTGGTGGACGCCACCAACGCCTTCGGCGCCGCGGGCGTCCCCGCCGACTTCGGCGACCTCGCGTCCAGCGAACGGGTCGCCGAGTGGTATCCCGGCGCCCGCATCGTGAAATCCCTGAACACCATGCATTTCGAAACCCTCGCCGTCGCCGGAACGGACCCCGCCCGGAAAGGGCCGGAGCGGCTCGCACATTTCACGGCGGGCGACGACGCGAAGGCGAAGGAAATCGTCGCCGGGGTCATCGAGGATCTCGGATTCGCCCCCGTCGACACCGGCCCGCTGCACTCCGGAGGAATTCTCCAGCAGCCCGGCGGTCCCCTTTTCAACCGGCCGCTCACGGAAGCGCAGGCGCTCGCATGGATCTGA
- a CDS encoding ATP-binding protein, with the protein MTTGEQTGAPARSTVKELRTALQELEIFEAITEEQLDWLVSVSEPRVLADGEVLFRDGEEATAFHVLLSGGLVVTKVVDGREEVLTRHSTEEESAAAEDHDGKPSAAHRFTGELPLLTEGSYVATAAASGPATTVVAYPRPVFFEMLTRCHGVAAVLLPVLAWRIKSSEVQARKRATVEALGTLAAGLAHELNNPAAAVARAAQELVPALDRLTASAYAWGAVATDAERAVLDAVVQELDRLPPPATTDPLAQSDAEEEIADWAEDAGAERAGLLGSGAADLGLDPAWLPRRLAGLGGAALPAALDHLAALLEARSLAAELRAAGPRISQLVAATRDYANLDRAPEQRFAVTDGLENTLVVLRSKLGGITIVRDWEPNLPELTGYPGELSQVWTNLVDNAAEAMEGAGVLTLRARTEGVCMVVEVVDTGRGIPEDVLPRVFEPFYTTKDVGKGTGLGLHLTYRIVTQRHRGSITARSRPGETRMVVRLPLAQAAPGCDVPEDDVEAGPIRTTPIRTTVTGTTVTD; encoded by the coding sequence ATGACCACCGGGGAACAGACCGGCGCGCCCGCACGATCCACCGTCAAGGAACTGCGCACCGCCCTCCAGGAGTTGGAGATCTTCGAGGCGATCACCGAAGAGCAACTGGACTGGCTCGTCTCGGTCTCCGAGCCGCGCGTCCTCGCCGACGGGGAGGTGCTCTTCCGCGACGGCGAGGAGGCCACGGCCTTCCACGTCCTGCTGTCGGGCGGGCTCGTCGTCACCAAGGTCGTCGACGGCCGCGAGGAGGTCCTCACCCGGCACTCCACCGAGGAGGAGAGCGCCGCCGCCGAGGACCACGACGGCAAACCCTCCGCCGCCCACCGCTTCACGGGCGAGCTGCCGCTGCTCACCGAGGGCTCCTACGTGGCCACCGCCGCCGCGAGCGGCCCCGCCACCACCGTCGTCGCCTACCCCCGGCCCGTCTTCTTCGAGATGCTGACCCGCTGCCACGGTGTGGCGGCCGTCCTGCTGCCCGTACTGGCCTGGCGCATCAAGTCCTCCGAGGTGCAGGCCCGCAAACGGGCCACCGTCGAGGCCCTGGGCACGCTCGCCGCGGGCCTCGCGCACGAGCTGAACAACCCGGCCGCCGCCGTGGCCCGCGCCGCGCAGGAGCTCGTACCGGCCCTGGACCGGCTGACCGCTTCCGCGTACGCGTGGGGCGCGGTCGCCACGGACGCGGAACGCGCCGTGCTCGACGCGGTGGTCCAGGAGCTGGACCGGCTGCCGCCACCCGCGACCACCGACCCGCTGGCCCAGTCGGACGCCGAGGAGGAGATCGCCGACTGGGCCGAGGACGCCGGGGCCGAGCGGGCCGGGCTCCTCGGCTCGGGCGCCGCCGACCTGGGACTGGATCCGGCCTGGTTGCCGCGCCGGCTGGCGGGGCTCGGCGGGGCCGCCCTGCCGGCCGCCCTCGACCACCTCGCGGCGCTGCTGGAGGCCCGTTCGCTGGCCGCCGAGCTGCGCGCGGCCGGACCGCGGATCTCCCAACTCGTCGCCGCCACGCGCGACTACGCGAACCTCGACCGGGCCCCCGAACAGCGCTTCGCGGTCACCGACGGCCTGGAGAACACCCTGGTCGTGCTGCGCTCCAAGCTCGGCGGCATCACCATCGTCCGCGACTGGGAACCGAACCTGCCCGAACTGACCGGCTATCCGGGCGAGTTGAGCCAGGTGTGGACCAACCTCGTCGACAACGCCGCCGAGGCCATGGAAGGCGCGGGCGTCCTCACCCTGCGGGCGCGGACCGAGGGGGTGTGCATGGTCGTGGAGGTCGTCGACACCGGCCGCGGCATCCCCGAGGACGTCCTGCCGCGCGTCTTCGAACCCTTCTACACCACCAAGGACGTCGGGAAGGGCACGGGTCTGGGGCTGCACCTCACCTACCGGATCGTGACCCAGCGCCACCGGGGGTCGATCACGGCCCGCTCCCGTCCGGGCGAGACCCGGATGGTCGTACGACTGCCCCTCGCGCAGGCGGCACCCGGCTGCGACGTCCCCGAGGACGACGTCGAGGCCGGCCCCATCCGCACCACTCCCATCCGTACCACCGTCACCGGCACCACCGTCACCGATTGA
- a CDS encoding FAD binding domain-containing protein: MILTEIDYARPAGLDRALSLLADRPGARLLAGGQSLLPELRAAGPRPDGAADPLLVDVRGLAELRGITREGATLRVGALTTLAELAADPLVGRDAPELAAAARANGDPQVRNLGTVGGNLAVTGRPTDLPVAAIAAGALVELAGPAGRSSVAAEEFAASGPPVKTMITALLVPAAGPAGAFEKTADRATRYPLCAAAVRITPDGPRIAVTGATARALRLRGVEERLRGGPWTTREVLAAFRAEPRDLFVPGRGTSAEYLGHLAGVLTARALDRAGAGTA, encoded by the coding sequence GTGATCCTCACCGAGATCGACTACGCCCGCCCCGCCGGGCTCGACCGGGCCCTGAGCCTGCTCGCCGACCGGCCCGGAGCCCGCCTCCTGGCCGGCGGCCAGAGCCTGCTGCCGGAACTGCGCGCGGCCGGCCCCCGCCCCGACGGCGCCGCCGACCCGCTGCTGGTCGACGTACGGGGCCTCGCGGAACTGCGCGGCATCACCCGCGAGGGCGCCACCCTGCGCGTCGGCGCCCTGACCACCCTCGCCGAACTCGCCGCCGACCCGCTGGTGGGGCGGGACGCGCCCGAACTGGCCGCGGCGGCCCGCGCCAACGGCGACCCGCAGGTGCGCAACCTCGGCACCGTCGGCGGGAACCTGGCCGTCACCGGCCGGCCCACCGACCTGCCCGTCGCCGCCATCGCCGCCGGCGCGCTCGTGGAACTGGCCGGCCCCGCCGGACGGTCCTCGGTGGCGGCCGAGGAGTTCGCCGCCTCCGGGCCGCCGGTGAAGACGATGATCACCGCCCTGCTGGTGCCCGCCGCCGGCCCGGCCGGCGCCTTCGAGAAGACCGCCGACCGGGCCACCCGCTACCCGCTGTGCGCCGCTGCCGTACGGATCACCCCCGACGGACCGCGCATCGCCGTCACCGGAGCCACCGCCCGCGCCCTGCGCCTGCGCGGGGTCGAGGAACGGCTGCGCGGCGGCCCGTGGACCACCCGGGAGGTGCTCGCGGCCTTCCGCGCCGAACCCCGGGACCTGTTCGTCCCCGGGCGCGGCACCTCGGCCGAATACCTGGGCCATCTCGCGGGCGTCCTCACCGCCCGCGCGCTGGACCGGGCGGGGGCCGGGACCGCCTGA
- a CDS encoding (2Fe-2S)-binding protein, whose protein sequence is MDLTLHVNGRPETFSAPPNELLVERLRDGLGLTGTKVGCDTGQCGTCVVRLDGKSVKSCLVLTAAAAGSEVTTIEGVTTRGGELTGLQEALRQEHGTQCGFCTPGMVMALGELVDDAEGKDAPTEPEIREWLTGNLCRCTGYHSVVRGVQRACAASAQAAAQVTAPAGQEG, encoded by the coding sequence ATGGATCTGACACTGCACGTCAACGGAAGACCCGAGACGTTCTCGGCCCCGCCGAACGAACTCCTCGTGGAACGGCTGCGCGACGGACTCGGCCTCACCGGCACGAAGGTCGGCTGTGACACCGGCCAGTGCGGGACCTGCGTCGTCCGCCTCGACGGGAAGTCCGTCAAGAGCTGTCTCGTCCTCACCGCGGCGGCCGCCGGCTCCGAGGTGACCACCATCGAAGGCGTCACCACCCGGGGTGGGGAACTGACCGGCCTCCAGGAGGCCCTGCGCCAGGAGCACGGCACCCAGTGCGGCTTCTGCACGCCCGGCATGGTCATGGCCCTCGGCGAACTCGTCGACGACGCCGAGGGCAAGGACGCCCCCACCGAGCCCGAGATCCGCGAGTGGCTCACCGGCAACCTGTGCCGCTGCACCGGCTACCACAGCGTCGTCCGCGGCGTGCAGCGCGCCTGCGCCGCGAGCGCCCAGGCCGCTGCCCAGGTCACAGCCCCGGCCGGACAGGAGGGGTGA
- a CDS encoding transposase yields MTRVVLPEDSTKEISDLIDVLISLFFESLPRRDQRNWARVYLNGLVRTSGKKTIRNIAGTGASSVEQSLQQFISKSPWDWTPVRRSLARHLERTAQRPLAWVVQPMVIEKAGDRSVGVGRQFVPQLGRTANCQQAGGIWLASSEASFPVEWTLTLPGPWTSELLRRRRAGIPDTARSLTPAQDAVHAVQRMAATWQLQRRPVVMEVANADLPQTVEAFTLQDIPFVLKVDGTLPVSFGGAGRHKPGPHTAPARELIDSLRSQRRVVEWTRHGRAEGAVTLLTSAGILTTPAEDRPVPAPPTPLLLVGAWTEAALMPSEFWVTNIGDRPLAQLFLLAKLTDRVALDFTETCEPVGIRDFEGRSFRGWHHHATLASVAHAARLLSGGGSTADPMTLPTPTRYRTPVTPTPAAAVLPPRPLIPGQSARREYIR; encoded by the coding sequence ATGACTCGCGTAGTCCTGCCGGAGGATTCCACGAAGGAAATCTCCGATTTGATCGACGTACTGATCTCGCTTTTCTTCGAATCCTTACCCCGGCGGGACCAGCGAAACTGGGCCCGCGTTTATCTGAACGGCCTGGTACGGACCAGCGGGAAGAAAACAATCCGTAACATCGCCGGAACCGGCGCGAGTTCCGTCGAGCAGAGCCTCCAGCAGTTCATCAGCAAGTCGCCCTGGGACTGGACCCCCGTACGTCGCTCCCTCGCCCGACACCTGGAACGCACCGCGCAACGCCCCCTCGCGTGGGTGGTCCAGCCCATGGTCATCGAGAAGGCCGGGGACCGCTCCGTCGGCGTCGGCCGGCAGTTCGTCCCCCAGCTCGGCCGCACCGCCAACTGCCAACAGGCGGGCGGCATCTGGCTCGCCTCCAGCGAGGCGAGCTTCCCCGTCGAATGGACCCTCACCCTCCCCGGGCCCTGGACCAGCGAACTGCTGCGCCGCCGACGGGCCGGCATACCCGACACCGCACGCTCCCTGACCCCCGCCCAGGACGCCGTGCACGCGGTACAGCGCATGGCGGCGACCTGGCAACTCCAGCGCCGCCCCGTCGTGATGGAGGTCGCCAACGCCGATCTCCCGCAGACCGTCGAGGCCTTCACCCTCCAGGACATCCCCTTCGTCCTCAAGGTCGACGGCACCCTGCCCGTCTCCTTCGGAGGCGCCGGCCGCCACAAACCGGGCCCGCACACCGCCCCCGCCCGCGAACTGATCGACTCCCTGCGCTCCCAGCGACGGGTCGTCGAATGGACCCGCCACGGACGCGCCGAGGGAGCGGTCACCCTGCTCACCTCCGCCGGCATCCTCACCACCCCCGCCGAGGACCGGCCCGTGCCCGCGCCGCCCACCCCCCTGCTCCTCGTCGGCGCCTGGACCGAAGCGGCCCTGATGCCCTCCGAGTTCTGGGTCACCAACATCGGCGACCGACCCCTCGCCCAGCTCTTCCTGCTCGCCAAACTCACCGACCGGGTCGCACTGGACTTCACCGAGACCTGCGAACCCGTCGGCATCCGCGACTTCGAGGGCCGCTCCTTCCGCGGCTGGCACCACCACGCCACCCTCGCGAGCGTGGCCCACGCCGCCCGGCTGCTCAGCGGCGGCGGCTCCACCGCCGACCCGATGACCCTGCCCACACCGACCCGCTACCGGACACCCGTCACACCCACCCCGGCGGCCGCCGTCCTGCCCCCGCGACCGCTCATCCCCGGGCAGTCCGCGCGCCGCGAGTACATCCGCTGA
- a CDS encoding xanthine dehydrogenase family protein molybdopterin-binding subunit, with protein sequence MTAVTGESAVTQEATQTSQARTPREHTVLGLPLDIREDPRLLRGEAMYVGDIDLPRTAHMAILGSPVAHARILSIETKAAEQLPGVLKVATAADFPDVMPLPCIWIPGGVESHFPPHPYGLPGARPVLTGDTVRHVGDAIAVVVAETARQATAALAAIAVEYEPLPVVTRADEALAPGAPRLHEAVPGNLNAYWTCGDKERTDAAIAAAEVTVELDLVNQRTINSPMEPRGAVGDYDATTGEYTLYASTQGPHNHRFLLSALVLGIPFNKLRVIAPTVGGSFGTKGYLYPDMALVLLLSKALGRPVKWVDTRTGLMNSTVQGRDHRQHVTLAGTRDGRITAVRCTSHANLGAYPSTIGPGVATALMGRSISGMYEIPAAFCEVYAVFTNTVPLGAQRGSGRAEAAFLMERLVDRYAREIGMDPAEVRRRNLVPKDRFPYDNGLGWTYDSGDYLPNLDRALELSGYADMPARKAEARTRGKRLGVGLATYVAVCGVGPSTRMSKEGMLGGTWESANIRVHPTGEVTVTVGSASTGQSHGTVFAQVAADELGIDPEQVQVLEGDTRKAPYGQGTYGSRSYSMAGPAVALTARKIKDKLVKAGAVLLGLPEEQVVYAGGRVHERGDEENGKTFSELAMALWYGWGLPPEIEPALDETTHFDPPEFNYPFGSHVAVVEVDELTGETEVVAYTAVDDAGNIGNPRIVHGQIEGSIVHGLGQALMEAAEYDENGILVSRDLGHYALPRAADVPFFTLDKTVTPSPHNPLGAKGAGEIATVPPAAAVVNAVVDALSDLGVRHIDMPLTPEKVWRLLRGGDR encoded by the coding sequence ATGACCGCAGTGACGGGGGAGAGCGCCGTGACGCAGGAGGCCACTCAGACATCGCAGGCGCGGACCCCGCGGGAGCACACCGTCCTCGGCCTGCCGCTCGACATCCGCGAGGATCCGCGGCTGCTGCGCGGCGAGGCCATGTACGTCGGGGACATCGACCTGCCGCGCACCGCGCACATGGCCATCCTCGGCAGCCCGGTGGCCCACGCCAGGATCCTGTCCATCGAGACCAAGGCCGCCGAGCAGCTGCCGGGCGTCCTGAAGGTGGCCACGGCCGCCGACTTCCCGGACGTGATGCCGCTGCCCTGCATCTGGATCCCCGGTGGCGTCGAGAGCCACTTCCCGCCCCACCCCTACGGACTTCCCGGCGCGCGCCCGGTGCTCACCGGCGACACCGTCCGCCACGTCGGCGACGCCATCGCCGTGGTCGTGGCCGAGACCGCGCGCCAGGCCACCGCGGCGCTGGCCGCCATCGCCGTCGAGTACGAGCCGCTGCCCGTGGTCACCCGCGCCGACGAGGCCCTCGCCCCCGGCGCGCCCCGGCTGCACGAGGCCGTCCCCGGCAACCTGAACGCGTACTGGACCTGCGGCGACAAGGAGCGCACCGACGCGGCCATCGCCGCCGCCGAGGTCACGGTGGAGCTCGACCTCGTCAACCAGCGCACCATCAACAGCCCCATGGAGCCGCGCGGCGCGGTCGGCGACTACGACGCCACCACCGGCGAGTACACCCTCTACGCCTCCACCCAGGGCCCCCACAACCACCGCTTCCTGCTCTCCGCCCTGGTCCTCGGCATCCCCTTCAACAAGCTCCGGGTGATCGCCCCCACCGTCGGCGGCAGCTTCGGCACCAAGGGCTACCTGTACCCCGACATGGCGCTCGTGCTGCTGCTCTCCAAGGCCCTCGGCCGGCCCGTGAAATGGGTGGACACCCGCACCGGGCTGATGAACTCCACCGTCCAGGGCCGCGACCACCGCCAGCACGTCACCCTCGCCGGCACCCGCGACGGCCGCATCACCGCCGTCCGCTGCACCAGCCACGCCAACCTGGGCGCGTACCCCTCCACCATCGGCCCCGGCGTCGCCACCGCCCTCATGGGCCGTTCCATCTCCGGCATGTACGAGATCCCGGCCGCCTTCTGCGAGGTGTACGCGGTCTTCACCAACACCGTCCCGCTCGGTGCCCAGCGCGGCAGCGGCCGGGCCGAGGCCGCCTTCCTGATGGAACGCCTCGTCGACCGCTACGCGCGGGAGATCGGCATGGACCCGGCGGAGGTCCGCCGCAGGAACCTGGTGCCGAAGGACAGGTTCCCGTACGACAACGGACTCGGCTGGACCTACGACTCCGGCGACTACCTGCCGAACCTCGACCGGGCCCTCGAACTGTCCGGCTACGCCGACATGCCGGCCCGCAAGGCCGAGGCCCGGACGCGCGGCAAGCGGCTCGGCGTCGGCCTCGCCACGTACGTCGCCGTCTGCGGGGTCGGTCCCTCCACGCGGATGTCCAAGGAGGGCATGCTCGGCGGCACCTGGGAGAGCGCGAACATCCGCGTCCACCCCACCGGCGAGGTCACCGTCACCGTCGGCTCCGCCTCCACCGGCCAGAGCCACGGCACCGTCTTCGCCCAGGTCGCCGCCGACGAGCTCGGCATCGACCCGGAGCAGGTGCAGGTCCTCGAAGGGGACACGCGGAAGGCCCCGTACGGGCAGGGCACCTACGGCTCCCGCTCGTACAGCATGGCCGGGCCCGCCGTGGCGCTCACCGCCCGCAAGATCAAGGACAAGCTGGTGAAGGCCGGCGCCGTGCTCCTCGGACTGCCCGAGGAGCAGGTCGTCTACGCCGGCGGCAGGGTCCACGAGCGGGGCGACGAGGAGAACGGCAAGACCTTCTCCGAACTGGCCATGGCCCTCTGGTACGGCTGGGGACTGCCGCCCGAGATCGAACCCGCCCTGGACGAGACCACCCACTTCGACCCGCCGGAGTTCAACTACCCCTTCGGCAGCCACGTCGCGGTCGTCGAGGTCGACGAACTGACCGGCGAGACCGAGGTGGTGGCGTACACCGCCGTGGACGACGCGGGGAACATCGGCAACCCCAGGATCGTCCACGGACAGATCGAGGGCAGCATCGTCCACGGCCTCGGCCAGGCCCTCATGGAAGCCGCCGAGTACGACGAGAACGGCATCCTCGTCAGCCGCGACCTGGGCCACTACGCCCTGCCCCGCGCCGCCGACGTGCCCTTCTTCACCCTCGACAAGACGGTCACGCCGTCCCCGCACAACCCGCTCGGCGCCAAGGGGGCGGGCGAGATCGCCACCGTCCCGCCGGCCGCCGCAGTCGTCAACGCGGTCGTCGACGCCCTGAGCGACCTGGGCGTGCGCCACATCGACATGCCGCTCACCCCCGAGAAGGTCTGGCGCCTGCTGCGAGGAGGAGACCGGTGA
- a CDS encoding TMEM175 family protein, with protein sequence MEQETNRVEAFSDGVFAIVITILVLELEVPKEGGTELWHGLWEQWPHYAAYLVSFLIIGVMWVNHHTIFSHLKRVDRPLLFLNLLVLMVVSVIPYTTNILAEHLTDEDSANVAAILYSAWTVVYALAFLAFWWYVTQVGHLFHETVDKDGARATRMRFGLGAVAYPLTVVLSFFSAPLTLVAHFLIALYYAANQIPIPLVVEEERLESASDLRK encoded by the coding sequence ATGGAACAGGAAACCAACCGGGTCGAAGCGTTCAGCGACGGCGTATTCGCCATCGTGATCACCATTCTCGTACTGGAATTGGAGGTTCCGAAGGAAGGCGGAACCGAACTGTGGCACGGACTGTGGGAACAATGGCCGCACTACGCCGCCTATCTCGTCAGTTTCCTCATCATCGGCGTGATGTGGGTGAATCACCACACGATCTTCAGTCACCTCAAGCGGGTCGACCGCCCCCTGTTGTTCCTGAATCTCCTGGTGCTGATGGTGGTATCGGTGATTCCCTACACGACCAACATCCTCGCCGAGCACCTCACCGATGAGGATTCGGCCAATGTGGCCGCCATCCTCTACAGCGCGTGGACCGTCGTGTACGCTCTCGCCTTCCTGGCGTTCTGGTGGTACGTCACCCAGGTCGGCCACCTGTTCCACGAAACGGTGGACAAGGACGGCGCACGGGCCACGCGCATGCGATTCGGACTCGGGGCGGTCGCCTACCCCTTGACGGTCGTCCTGTCCTTCTTCTCCGCACCACTCACTCTCGTCGCACACTTTCTGATCGCGCTCTACTATGCGGCGAACCAGATCCCGATCCCACTCGTGGTAGAGGAAGAGCGGCTCGAATCTGCCAGCGACCTCAGGAAGTAG
- a CDS encoding MFS transporter: MPEQSKTPTTGDDVRPGRGAPAATGRSGSTGFRVVGAVLVLLMLSSSVPSALYVLYQQRWGLSSGAVTVVFALYAVTVLGGLLLFGSLSDTVGRRPVLGASLVLAIVSMGLFAGADGLGLLLAARAVQGLAVGLATGAMGAALLELTPPARPALGAQVNSAGPTVGIGLGGLGAGLLVQYAPAPTVLSYVLLAGAFALALVGVARMAESAPGAGGRLRVVPHRIRVPAAVRGRFAVLALTIVAVWAVGGFYLSLGPHLALSLLGSTNYLVGGATVALLAGAATAAQLLLGRTPPLRTAVLGLLGLLSGLALVLLALGLGSAPLFLAATAVLGSGWGAAFLGAFRALSTLAAPEHRGELTAAVYVFAYLAMSVPAVLAGTLTTIHGLQRTSVGFMVAVAAVCAPAVFATLRLASRTRAEGSTP; the protein is encoded by the coding sequence GTGCCCGAACAGAGCAAGACCCCGACCACGGGGGACGACGTACGACCCGGTCGCGGCGCGCCCGCCGCGACCGGCCGGAGCGGATCGACCGGGTTCCGGGTGGTGGGCGCGGTCCTCGTCCTGCTGATGCTCTCCTCCTCCGTCCCCTCCGCCCTCTACGTCCTCTACCAGCAGAGATGGGGCCTGTCCTCGGGCGCCGTCACGGTGGTCTTCGCCCTCTACGCCGTCACCGTGCTCGGGGGACTGCTGCTGTTCGGCTCCCTCTCCGACACCGTGGGGCGCCGCCCCGTCCTCGGGGCCTCGCTGGTCCTCGCGATCGTCTCGATGGGACTGTTCGCCGGGGCCGACGGGCTCGGCCTGCTGCTCGCCGCCCGCGCCGTGCAGGGGCTCGCGGTGGGCCTGGCCACCGGGGCCATGGGCGCGGCCCTGCTCGAACTCACCCCGCCCGCCAGACCCGCGCTCGGCGCCCAGGTCAACAGCGCCGGCCCGACCGTGGGGATCGGCCTCGGCGGGCTCGGGGCGGGCCTGCTCGTCCAGTACGCGCCCGCCCCGACGGTCCTCAGCTACGTCCTCCTCGCGGGGGCCTTCGCCCTGGCCCTGGTCGGGGTCGCGCGCATGGCCGAGAGCGCCCCCGGCGCGGGCGGCCGGCTGCGGGTCGTACCGCACCGGATCCGGGTGCCGGCCGCCGTGCGCGGGCGGTTCGCGGTGCTCGCGCTGACCATCGTGGCCGTCTGGGCCGTCGGCGGCTTCTACCTCTCGCTCGGCCCGCACCTGGCGCTGTCCCTGCTCGGCAGCACCAACTACCTGGTCGGCGGGGCCACCGTGGCCCTGCTCGCGGGCGCCGCCACCGCGGCCCAACTCCTGCTGGGCCGCACCCCACCGCTGCGCACCGCCGTGCTCGGACTGCTCGGCCTGCTGTCCGGGCTCGCGCTGGTGCTCCTCGCCCTCGGGCTCGGCTCGGCGCCGCTCTTCCTGGCCGCCACCGCCGTGCTCGGCAGTGGCTGGGGCGCCGCCTTCCTGGGCGCCTTCCGCGCGCTCAGCACCCTCGCCGCGCCCGAGCACCGGGGCGAACTGACCGCCGCCGTCTACGTCTTCGCGTACCTCGCGATGAGCGTCCCGGCCGTCCTGGCCGGCACGCTGACCACCATCCACGGCCTGCAACGCACCTCGGTCGGCTTCATGGTCGCCGTCGCCGCGGTGTGCGCGCCGGCCGTGTTCGCGACCCTGCGGCTGGCCTCCCGCACCAGGGCCGAGGGGAGCACACCATGA
- a CDS encoding nuclear transport factor 2 family protein, producing the protein MAKYDISTLHPVFVRQMEALAALDIEAVMKNYTDDAVLLRFEGASVGIDAVRETFTGYLTVKPTLVELQEYIETEDTIFYRAIMNLNGIPEHAFGTLVVRDGRIWRQTAGFGG; encoded by the coding sequence ATGGCCAAGTACGACATCTCCACGCTGCACCCGGTCTTCGTCCGCCAGATGGAGGCGCTCGCCGCCCTGGACATCGAGGCGGTGATGAAGAACTACACGGACGACGCCGTCCTGCTGCGCTTCGAGGGCGCCTCGGTCGGCATCGACGCCGTTCGGGAGACGTTCACCGGATATCTCACGGTGAAGCCCACGCTGGTCGAACTCCAGGAGTACATCGAGACGGAGGACACCATCTTCTACCGGGCGATCATGAACCTGAACGGAATCCCGGAGCACGCGTTCGGGACACTCGTCGTCCGCGATGGCCGGATCTGGCGCCAGACCGCCGGTTTCGGCGGCTGA